GACAAAAATTAATCCACATAGAAGAATGCAAGGCTGATCTAACAATTTCTTTTAAGTTCAAGTACTCTTCTAAGAGCATTTATATTTGGGAATATGGAATTGGATCCCATcttaattttgaaatgtaaaatcaAAGTTTTGTTTCTACAACATTCCCCTCAACACCAACAGAATTAGGATGTCTCACCTACTATGTTTTCGCTTCCCATTTCTTCCCTTACTGACTCCTTCTGCATCAATTTTCTTCCAAGTTTAAAGCCAGAGGACACAAAGCATTTTGTAAACAGctgtaaaaatatacatttttgtttctcGCTTTTGTACAAGTAAAGCaattcaacaaaatacaagcatatATGCTAAAACGTTAAAACTATTATTCATGCACACACATCCAGCAAATTAATTCAAAAGGGGGTATTTTTTCACAAGTTTaaattccgttgtatatatgaatataaatatgtatttatttatcaccAAACATTGCATCCATGTAAAAGAATAGAAACTATTACCATTTTCAGTTCAGCATGAGTCAGATCCTGGGCAGCAGTTGACAGAAGTGTGTCTGCTCCTCCCCTCTGCTTCCACATCATCAACCTTTGGGTAGGAGGTGCAAGTTCCAAAACCATGAGTGTGTCCGTAAAGGAAGTAAGCTGTCTATGCATAATTTTGCTACTGAGCTCCTTGACTGGATCTATGAGCAGTTTcctctttttgccttttcttttttcagcaatgtctaaatataataaatacatacaaaTGTGATAGGTTGTACAACTTTGTATAATGATATTCTAGGCATTGCATATCTAAGAAATGTCTACCACAATACAACCTACAGAGTTGACTTGGGAAGAAAATCCCCTTCTCTCTactgaaaattatgttttatatggTTTTTGCACAGCTAGTGTGTCTCAGCAGCCAAGGGTTAACACattttgtaaagtgcttaggagGCAGGCACCCTGTTGATCTACTAAGTGGACAACTGAGGAACGTGGAGCAGAGAGTATATTGAGAGGGAAGTCACTCAGTTCTAAAGTTCCTTGAGATATCTACCTAACaggataactttttaaaacattaatttgtaTTTGTCCAGTGTATTTTTCCCTCCCCCATTGAAATTCATATACAAATTCCTAGTAGGTAGTTAGGGCCATGGGATTTTGCTCCTTTAACTAATTTGGCCGGGTAGAAAGTAGAAGTCAAGCTTTTCCTTAGTAAAGATGCAAAAGGGGAGTGGGGGGCAGTCAGATTTTCTGGAATGGGTGGAGATCTGAGATCAGATGGAGCCAAAGGAACTTGCTTGCTGATGTGCCTCAGTAAAATCTTGGGAATAGGACAAGATTCCAAAGGGGCTGGCTGTGTGATGACTCCAGAGGTTATGTAGGCTGGGACACTGGGTATCACACGGTGGTGTGGCTGATGACCAGAGGTTCCCTTCCACCTGCTGTACCCCTCCCCCAAACTTTGATACTATACATGGCTCAGGGCAGATAGGGGAGGTTTGCAGATTGCATTTCTTGCCAACCAAGTGGGATAGAGGCTCAGAGTTGAATTTCGCAAAGAAAACATTGAATGCTTTATTCTTTGCATGCCTGAGTTTATAAACTGAAATATCAATTATACTACTTAAAATTAGGATATTCTTAAAAGATCTAGTTATATATTAGATTCATATTCAGTGCCTCTATTCCGACCCTTTTACTCTGTCTTATTTTATATTGCATGCTTATTTATCTCCTGATCAGACTGTAAGCTTCTTAAAAGCAGGAActatgtcttcatttctgtgcccaGAATAATGGCTTGATAACTATTGGAACTGAActctgttttacattttccaaTTTCCCAAGCTGGATAGATGGTTTGACCAAGACTGAATATAATGAAAGGACCATCCCAAATTTTCTTCACACCTTTCCCTTATTGTATTATGAATGTTATTACTAGATTGACTACCtcctataatattttaataattattaaaatatctcaGGGTAAATAAGATAGTAGTGCatcaaaactaaacataaaaacaTGAATGACTCTGACCTGAAGTATCAATTGGCTCAAGGGTAAAtccttcctcttcatttgatAATGTGGTTTCatccattttttcattttcaggtgGACATACACACTCAGGATTATCTGGTTCTACTAATCAACGTTGCCATAAaaggatttatttaaaaaagtaatggtTATGTTGCAAACTAGAGGACTGTATGAGAATTAAAGTGAAAGATAAACTAACTGTAGATTTATATTGCTAACTGGAGCCACATCTGAATTCTTAGAATCATGTATTTAATAGAGCTGAAGAGACTCAGAGATTATACAGTCTGGGGCCTGCAGTGTTCAGGTGAGTCAAGTAGTATCACCCTCTTTTGCACCTGTCACATCTAAGGCTGGGCTACAGTCACATCAGAAGTGAAAACAGAGATAGGAACCACAATAAATGATTGACATAAATTTGGCAATATGTCTGCTAAAAAAATTGTGTTCTGTTAATGATTAGTTGACCCATAAAGAACCACACATAACTAAATTTTTATTGcctctttttacatttaaaatttctactaCTGTGTTAGAAAGCAAATGTAACATCAAAAAGAGTGAAAAGTCAAAATGGGGCTAATCATTCTTTTAATTCTTAAGAAAAATCAGACTACAAGACTTCAAATCATCTGAGGTACTTTCACATCAATTTCAAGTAGAAAATATCCCcaaatttataatttctatcaAATTATATATAGATTGTCAagctatattaatattaatgtgATATTAATAATTAACAACCATGTTAGTGTCAAACATTAATGATGCTTTTACTAtgtaacatatattattttaatgattcAAAAGCAGGGTATTTTGGCAGAGTATTTAAATGTGCTCTCATAACAAATAAACCCAATCCCGATTAAATACCCATCGCTGTACTTTTCCCAGAACTTAGTTTTCTATTCTATATTATCTAAAGTCAGACTAAGAGTTTGAGGGACAACACTCTTTATTATCTTTCACTATACTATACTGCTACTTAAACCCATAAGTTTTGAGGCTTAATTTGAATATTAGTATCTGTTCACATTCTacacaaaagaaacaacataCCCACTATAGTACCGGGAGGCTCAGGAAGCATGGAAATTTCTCTATTTAAATGCATGTCTTCTAACAGGATATTCTGATCATCTTGCAATAGATTGTCTTGAAAACACAATAAACACTTTGGTTATACAGAGTTGAATCTGTCATTTGTTCACTAAACACTTGACAGTATTGCATGCAAGGAGTTGTGATGGGATACAAAAATGAGTGAACCCTACTTAATTAGATTTGACTGGTTATATAGACTAACACATTTTATGCAGTATGACgtagaattttatatatttaatttcctttcctttattaaaagtctatttataaacatttatttcaggaaatatttactAAACTACCAAGATAGTAGCCTTGTTACAAAGCCATGTTTAGATTTCAAATTAAGAAGTAAAAGTTTTCAAACTCCTTTGATAGAGATCTAAGGTAGAGCCACTATTTTTCGtagttttcaaatttcaaaaaggTTGCCATAACCAGTCTTTTACTGTAAactagagaattaaaaaaaaaagatttgatatATAATAGTCAGTATCTTTAAAATTAAGTGCATTTCGATTTTCAAGTTTTCTCTATCCTATTTCTATgatgactttaaaataatatcataatataaatataaaataataatataaaatgctgGACAGATCCTTTAGAATAGCTGTCCCACAATTTCTGCTAAAGAAAACACTGTTTTCTAGTATACAATCTAGTATATTTTGTGAGGAATATATTTACCTCACTTCTTCCCCTCTAAAGactagaaatttataaaaataaaaacaagaacttATATGATAAATGTGTTTAAACAGATAGCTATTTACTTGGAACTAgcctaaatttttaaatataccatAGACTTTGAAAACTTGTGTAAAAAACTGTGTTGACCTATATGACACAGAAGCATATCTGAAATTTTAGTTTGATGGAATAAAACTTCCAGTATGTTATGTAATTTGACTGAAACAAATATCCAATTTCTATATGACCAGATAGTATACCAAATAtttctcctgcagctccttcATCTCCAAATCCATCTCCACTCTCACAGAACagaaacatttctccaatgaggcttccagaactatgttcaACTAAAGGACCACTGGAATTTAGCAATATGTTGTCATCAAAGAAGCTATGTCTTCTGAGAATTTCAGGTTCCTcctctaaataaatacatataattaataTTGAGTTAGTCATAGAAACACAGAATTTTAGGGTTAGAAGCTAGAATTTAGATATCATTTTGAATAGCTCCTTTCATTTTACAATGAGAAAAGTGAGAGCTAAACATTTATTTGAATTattcaaagacatacagatggccagtaggcatatgaaaagatgcttaacatcactaattactagataaatgcaaatcaaaactacaatgaggtaccacctcacatcggtcagaatggccatcattaacaAGTCTACGaataatgaatgctggagagagtgtggagaaaagggaatcctcttgcactgttggtgggaatgtaagctggtgcagccactatggaaaacagtatggagattcctcagaaaactaaaaatagaattaccatatgatccagcaatcccactcttgggcatatacctggacaaaactataattcaaaaagatacatgcacccctatgttcatagcagcactattcacaatagccaaaacatggaaacaaactaaatggccatcaacagatgaataaagaagatgtagtatatatatacacaatggaatactactcagccataaaaaagaacaaaataatgccatttgcagcaacatggatggacctagagactatcatactatgtgaagtaagtcagagagaaaaaaacaaataccatatgatatcacttatatgtggaatctaattatggcacaaatgaacctatctacaaagcagaaacagactcaaagacatagagatcagacttgtggttgccaagggagagcgGATGAGGCAGACAGACGGACTGGAAATTTGGGGttgatagataaacaacaaggttctactgtatagcacaggaaactatatccaatctcctgggataaaccataatggaaaagaatattaaaaaaagaatgtatatatgtgtaaaactgagtcactttaccGTACAGTAGAGATCAGCACAACATGGTAaattatacttaaatttaaaaaagaaaaaagaaaaaaatatttgaattattcAAGTCATTCTGCTAATCAGTGGAGACTGGATTTCTAGCCTAACACTTTTTCCAATACAATaacaaaaatttccaaaatatcagGATAGAGTTTTTAGTGGTGGTACAGTTTAATACTTCCCAGAAGGTTATTATTGGCAGTCGAATGATTTCTTCTACCTTAGGTGGGTCATATCCCACTTGATTGAGTATTATTTCATGGACAGTTGCTTGAGTTGTTTGTCCATAAGGAGGGATTGGAAAATAAGGAGTATGTCTGCCTTCTAAGTAATGGAAAGGTAGGTAAAATATTAAACAATGGGCTTATAATATTtgttcaatagatatttattgaatgactagGTATTAGGCAATATGCTAGGGGTTGGATACAGCAGTAAAAAAGATAAAACCTGGTCAGCTAACATAAACTGAGTGGTTACTATGTGCATTGTATTATGTAGTAGAGGATACTATTATAATCCTCAttgtacagacaaggaaacatCCACAGAAAGGTTTCATAACTTGCACACAGTCACACCCTAATAAATGATAGAGCCAGGATCTGAAGGCAGCAAAGATCGTCTTAGTAACGGTGTTAGAATTCTAGCAAAATGGAGACTAATGAGAGAAAACTCCTAAGACACTGACAGCAGCAGATAAAATGAACTCCCTGCTTCAAACTGCCTGCTTCCAGATTGGCTGTCAGTACATGCATATTCTTTCCCTTCCTTGGGTTTGAATCTTTGGGTCCAGAAGTCTGAAACCCCAGGGGTCAGagtctagaagtctgaaatcccAGAGGTCAGAGGTTggtcctctctttccttcctctagcAACCCACGTCACTGCTAGTCAGTAAAGAAACTCATGAAGTATCACTCACTGGAAATTTTTCTACAGGCCTACATCTTCTAGAAAGAAAGAGCTAAAAAAGGCAACCTTCATTGTATTGGACTAAAGATTTCCTCAATAGAAAagattaactttttcaaaagaaCTAAAGATATTGTTCACATCTTCCAGAGGCACCTTGATAGCTcccaaaagaaaaatcattcttgGTCAATAAGATAATAACATTTATGAACAGACAGTATATTCTGAGCACTGAACATCATGAGAACCTGAGAGTacaccaaaaaattaaagaaataatctttGCTTTCACTCTTATACTATAATCCAGAATAGGATGGATTAACATTAAATATTTCTTAGAGGACATTAGGTTTGAAATAGTTTTTGAAGGAGAGAAAATCCCTTATTGGTAGAGAGTACTAAAGGAGAGAATAAGGGAAATAACTGTGATGTTGCTAGTAATATCCCGATTTAACATATAGGGCagtaaggctcagagaagctaggTGATCTgcccaatatcacacagcaaatCAACAGAGGAAGcccagattcaaacccaggactgTCAGTCTACTCAGGACATGTTCTCCCCACCTTCTTGAATTGTAGTAGACAGAACTGAGAACAACTAAATTGTATTGGTTGACTGGTAAGACATTTGCTTGACTAGAGCCAAAAGTCTATATTAAGGTAAAACAAAGTTAATAAAGATGGTGATAAATTGGTAGAGGGCCTTGAGGAGAGGCAGGAGTATCTATCAGTAAGTTATAGGGACCCAAGACACTTAAGAAGAGAAATGTgatgtggaaaaaaaatggaatttaaggACAATTCCTCTTGCAGAGCTGTATAAAATGTGGGGCCTGGAAGAAACTGTGTAGGAGGGTATACAGCACTTCAGCACTTTAGTACTGGtgaactaaatatatatatatatttagtactgGTGGCTAGGGAAACAGAAAGAATACCTGagacatttccattttttttttaattagcactGGTATGAAGCTTATAGAAAGCATAGTTAAAAGTGATACTAAAGTTGCAGGGCTGAAGAAGAGCAGTAGCATTTACAGGGGAATGTGTAAAGAATATCTTGGGCAGTAGGAAATATGATTAACTTTTTACCAATGTGTTATATTTCAAGGTTTGGGGTAACAGCCAGTAAGAGATGCGTGCTACTCAAAGTAGGGTCTGTGGACAGTGTTGGTCCACAACAGAGTAAATACACAAATTAGAGGTAAATGTTCACAAAGTTTTAATATAACGTCGCAGAGTAATTTTATACATGTTGGATCTAATAACAAAAACTTGAGGCTACATGTTGATTTTtaagtaagtttttaaatttttctagtaattaatttttattatattttacaaaagtgTCATTCCATGACAGACaggaaattgacaaaaattataaaactggtCCTTCACCACAAATCATTTGAGAAACACAGCTATAGATCATAAGAGTTATGGAAGGAGAGTCAGGATGAGAAGTGGAGGTTACGAGGTAGCTCGAGCATTACTGATGCTTGATCACCCTCCTCCACCTAAGACAAATTTAGGCCAGCCTTCTCCTATGCTCACTGCTTTGGGCACTATAAGAAAGTCAAAGATGAATGTGACACAGATCTTACCCTCATGGAGTTTTCAGAACAAAACAGACCAATACAATAAATATCGTGATACAAATCAGAGAGTGGTAAacgccataaaaaaagaacaaatactataTAGTTAAATTACACCATATAGCTTTAATTCTAAAATACATTCAACAGTTTCTGTTTCCCAATCAATGTGTACTTAGTGTGTATTTCCTCCTCACTCCCaagctattttaaaatctgttattgatatatatttagaggaaatatattttgaaggctCTGTATGCAGCACATGTGTAAAACCTTGTGTATATGTTAACTACAGCAACTGTTTACTTATATGTCTCTCTCCCAGCCtgaagctccttgagagcaggaaaTGCTTCTTTAAACTTTGTATTGCCCATGCCTGTGATAGCACCTGACATATAGTAGATATTTAATAAACGGTTGTACACTGAGAAGGGAAGCATAGGCTAAGCCTGAGTCTTGGCATTGACACCTACAgtagaaaaaggcaagaataagCTTATTGGGGGGTTACATTTATACATCAAAAAACTCGTTCATTCTAAAGATATTTCTACTGGCATAGAAATAGCTTTGGCATTGTTTTAatacaaaaatgcaaatataattgATTATGACTTGTAATTTGAATTTCTCAAATATTCTCACCAAAGCTCCCAGTGTGGAATAGTAGATCATTGCCATAATCTTCTCTAAGTGTGATTTCTTCTGGTTTGCTTTGGTTCTGAGTAAAGTATTCTGAAACATCAATAGCACTATGGAGAAACATAAGATTGAGGAAAGCATGTGAACAGAACACAATGATTTTGCAGtatactgaaaaacaaacaaacacccttaaacaaaaacatgttttattataaaaacaaaggagaattttattttctcaatagtATTCCTTACAAACACTAGTTCATTATACATATGATATAATGAACTATGATCTCCAGGTTGTCAAATCCAATGGGCAATTCTCAGTCCTTATCTTACTTACCATACCCAACAGCATTTGAAATTGATGTTCACTCCCTTCCTCATGGAACACATTCTCTTCTTGGCCTCTGCAATACTACTGTCTCTTGATTTTCTTCCTACCTCACTGGCTGTTCCTTTTCCATCTCCTTTATTAGTTCTTCCTCATCTCCCAGATTATTAACTATTAGGAATGACCCAACATTCAGTCCtcagacctctctctctctcaaatctACACTCATTCCCTCAGGGATTTCTTATGACTCATGGTTGAAGTTCCATCTACATACTCACAACTCTCAAATTTATATATCCCATCAAACATCTTTCCTGAATTTCAGACCCAGATATTCAACTACCTACCTACTCCCCTTGGATGTGTAACAGTCATCTCAAAACCTATATCCAAAACCTAATTTACTTCCTTTACCTTGCCCTCTTTAAACTTGCCATGCTCTAGTTATCCTAATCTCATTAAACTGGTAACTCCATTCTCATGCCAAAAAATCATATAGTCAACCttcacttctctctttctctgtcagcTCTGCCTCCAAAATATGTCCATAACTTGACTGCTACCACCTTGATAAAATGAAGACTGAGAACTGATCACAGAGACTATCATCTCTTGTCTGGACTTCTTACTGCAATAATCTTCTCACAGgctctctgcttccttcctttcgCCCTTATAGTATGTAGCCAGAGGAAGCATGTTGAAGCCAAGTCAGATCCAGTCACTTTCCTATTCAAAACCCTCCTGTGCTTCCTATCTGACTAAAAGAAAAGTCCTCATTACAGCCTATGACACCCTCCATCATCTGCACCCCAGCtacttctctgacctcatctcctaccacTGGGCCCTTCATTTACTCTACTCCAGTCTCACTtgcctccttgctgttctttgAATAGGTCCAACATGCTCTGCCTTAGAGCCTTTCCATTTGCtttacatggaacattcttccccACATTACTGAATGATttgttccttcatttcctttagatTTCTGTTTGGACCTTATTAGAAAAGCCTTTTCTAATctctctgttattttattttctatttctcttcataATGCTGATCATCTCCTAGCATactatatatttacttgtttgtttattacCTGTCTCCCCCAACTAAAATATAAGATTCATGCGGCCAGGAGCTATctcctcagtgcctagaacagtgcttggcatatggcAGGCACCcaacaaatattgaataaatgaatatactgTCAATATTGCAAACTACATTCAGCGAATATAATGATACATTTTTGGTTTTCTACTTCGAACTTTCACACTAAATTTAAGTCTTTGTCAACTGCATGTGTATTTCAGTTGTTAACTATGTTCCATCTGCATTCATGAAatctgaaaatgtaaaacaacaaaatatcaggaaaatcaaattgaaggaaaataaaataatttacttcaTATTTTGGGGATCAAAATCATGAAATTCTTCTGGCAATGTGATCGCATTGTAAGCTGCTTCGAGATCCTCTTTTGGAAGGTCAACCAGTCctgaaaaggataaaataccacATTCAATAAGCCATGATGCTATATAAAATCAACTTCCAACTAAATCTCTACTTTCTCTCACTGGACTAACTTTTTAGTCTCCTAACTGGTTTCCCTGTATCCACTCCTGCTCCTCTTCAGTCTATTCTCTACAAAACAGCCAGAgtgatattttaaatatgcaatttTATCAGATCACCCCCATATGTAAAAtgactcagggacttccctagtgtacttaaataaaatccaaatttctaaTCAGGGCCCTGTATCCCTACAAAACCTATAGGCATCATCTAACAACACCTTCCCGTACTCACTCTACTCCAACCGTACTGGTCTTTTTGCTCTCTGAATGAGTCAAGCACTTTACCACCTCAAGACCTTTGCTCTTGCAGTTCCCTCTCTCCGGAATGCTATTCCCTCATGGACTTCTTACATGGCTGGATACTTCTCATTCTTCAAGTCTGAGCTTAAATTCTTTCCTCTCAGAAAGGCTTTTCCCAATTAGCCTAACTAAAATAcacttctctcttattttctgtaGTAGTACTCTTTTTACATTCCTTCATAGCACAatcaataattattataataatttttttagaaaatcttTTTCATTATCTGATTTTCTCACCAGGCTCAAAGGGACCTTATTTGTCTTGTTTGTCCTTGTATCCCAGAGCCTAACATAGTGTTTCACACAAAGTAtgagatcaataaatatttatggaatatataagtgaaataatgaaCAAATT
This portion of the Pseudorca crassidens isolate mPseCra1 chromosome 15, mPseCra1.hap1, whole genome shotgun sequence genome encodes:
- the RAD21L1 gene encoding double-strand-break repair protein rad21-like protein 1 — translated: MKMTFRPGLVDLPKEDLEAAYNAITLPEEFHDFDPQNMNAIDVSEYFTQNQSKPEEITLREDYGNDLLFHTGSFEEEPEILRRHSFFDDNILLNSSGPLVEHSSGSLIGEMFLFCESGDGFGDEGAAGEIFDNLLQDDQNILLEDMHLNREISMLPEPPGTIVVEPDNPECVCPPENEKMDETTLSNEEEGFTLEPIDTSDIAEKRKGKKRKLLIDPVKELSSKIMHRQLTSFTDTLMVLELAPPTQRLMMWKQRGGADTLLSTAAQDLTHAELKMLFTKCFVSSGFKLGRKLMQKESVREEMGSENIVETSMMEEPNSLQGLSQSKTWKEATDGSKCSSCEDTNKNINSDDIAEMVSSAAEESSLMNAILAQRIENCPIELESLGNEQNIEAERWNRRILQMLNSLRESNKMGMQYFSLMKLCRNNDRKQAAAKFYSFLVLKKQRAIELRQSAPYADIIATEGPMFHKM